One Candidatus Omnitrophota bacterium genomic window carries:
- a CDS encoding P-II family nitrogen regulator, translated as MKLIIAMIQPHKLPDVKKALFEADVHKMTVTNALGCGQQKGYTETYRGVIHDVNLLKKVRLEIAVNEDFVEPTVNAIIKGARTGKIGDGKIFVTDLGQCIRIRTGETGGKAIG; from the coding sequence ATGAAGCTCATAATAGCGATGATACAACCGCATAAACTGCCGGACGTTAAAAAAGCGCTTTTTGAGGCGGATGTGCACAAGATGACGGTCACGAATGCTCTTGGTTGCGGTCAGCAGAAAGGTTATACGGAAACGTACAGGGGTGTGATACACGACGTGAACCTGCTGAAAAAAGTAAGGCTGGAAATAGCCGTTAACGAGGATTTTGTCGAACCTACGGTAAACGCGATAATCAAAGGCGCGCGTACCGGTAAAATAGGCGACGGAAAGATATTCGTGACGGACCTTGGCCAGTGTATAAGGATCAGGACCGGAGAGACCGGAGGCAAGGCGATAGGCTGA